In the genome of Opitutia bacterium KCR 482, one region contains:
- a CDS encoding beta-galactosidase, which yields MKKTLFAALLAVFAFATAFAAPRSSEYRLDISKFANIPLASDIDDGEYAAPERMKTGKFGGIDFTIPEPDADGNSVVSLSSLRDPKTREFSVDIPNIRTRFLYVLHSSGKNIRAKNKNRNIGSITVQYRDGYSATFWVKKDEEAISAFENKTGENGLAVRKANATRGTGSAHLSRFMVDQKAIVKITFKAARYSSWNIFGATLTRKDVPTTKFFEFAADEWKPIDVSDLEVKSGSALDVSAGMGHVPAGKFGRLRISKDGGFEFEGAPNVPVKFKGTNWRPGDWFFKRIKTKEDIDVLARAAFKQGYNLVRWRISMGGEREFTAPYVMKPEVLDMYDYFLYAMGREGVYTHLNLSSHDLGLPTFKWADRYDVKFRTVLGDETLRDAWRNLVKMQLNHVNPYTGKKWKDDPAIATTEYFNEMELGFFRYTSLRPESVAFGNKKIQAWLKNKYGTIDKLKEAWSAEKLPVKFADFSEIDVFGDSKYKGSTDRSLFIRDCIRDYVSFCEKVVREEEGFNVPLHQFNCGRRLDIEFASAESGSYMAQNVYFAHGTNFMAPDSRTPQGSSLDESVALGYFRGAAAKRMPDRPMVLSEWQHCHWNPYKHEGGVAFPALSALQGFSNLTIHDVAIEKKGEGVFGHAEVAKNPILRANEFLTYCFFYRGDVKKSPHRVDVVFDKKFVETSPMMCMGINAEQSKIAFLTGFAIDFPSARKISDLKDVRVKPADFTLSPSGFSAANMLSDFGSLGSGDSSGFDLPAFAAELKSRGILSKDNISDPANGVFQSDTGEIVLDFKRRLAKVITPKSEAVVFKPETKNEKLGALTVVSSDVAASVAAASMDGAPLAESSRIVLVYATDTVASGFKVSQSREALKFRGTQPILLRVGKLSAKLRLNPRSDGKKFALHALKLNGERIAEIPLKYDGGEMIIYIDTSKLSEPAVFYELVAE from the coding sequence GGCGGCATCGACTTTACAATCCCCGAACCCGACGCCGACGGAAATTCGGTGGTCTCGCTCTCGTCGCTCCGCGACCCGAAAACGCGGGAATTTTCCGTGGACATTCCCAATATCCGCACGCGCTTCCTCTACGTTTTGCACTCGTCGGGCAAGAATATCCGCGCGAAAAACAAAAACAGGAATATTGGCAGCATAACCGTGCAGTATCGCGACGGTTATTCGGCTACTTTCTGGGTAAAGAAAGACGAAGAGGCGATTTCCGCCTTCGAAAACAAAACGGGCGAAAACGGGCTTGCCGTGCGCAAGGCCAACGCAACGCGCGGTACGGGTTCGGCGCACCTCAGCCGCTTCATGGTGGACCAAAAGGCGATTGTAAAGATTACATTCAAGGCGGCTCGGTATTCGTCGTGGAACATTTTCGGCGCTACGCTCACGCGCAAGGACGTTCCCACGACAAAGTTTTTCGAATTCGCCGCCGACGAGTGGAAGCCTATCGACGTTTCCGACTTGGAGGTCAAGAGCGGCTCGGCTCTCGATGTTTCTGCGGGCATGGGGCACGTCCCCGCGGGCAAATTCGGGCGGCTTAGAATTTCGAAAGACGGCGGCTTTGAGTTCGAGGGCGCGCCGAACGTCCCCGTAAAATTCAAGGGCACAAACTGGCGACCCGGCGACTGGTTCTTCAAGCGCATAAAGACAAAGGAGGACATCGACGTGCTCGCGAGAGCCGCATTCAAACAGGGCTACAATTTGGTTCGCTGGCGCATTTCGATGGGCGGCGAGCGCGAGTTCACCGCGCCCTACGTCATGAAGCCCGAAGTGCTCGACATGTACGACTATTTCCTCTACGCGATGGGGCGCGAGGGCGTCTATACCCACCTGAACCTTTCGAGCCACGACTTGGGCTTGCCGACCTTCAAATGGGCCGACCGCTACGACGTCAAATTCAGAACGGTTCTCGGCGACGAAACCCTGCGCGATGCGTGGCGCAATCTCGTGAAAATGCAGCTCAACCACGTCAACCCCTACACGGGCAAAAAGTGGAAGGACGACCCCGCAATCGCCACCACCGAATACTTCAACGAAATGGAGCTGGGCTTTTTCAGATACACCAGCCTCCGCCCCGAATCCGTCGCGTTCGGCAACAAGAAAATTCAGGCGTGGCTGAAAAACAAGTACGGCACAATCGACAAGCTCAAAGAGGCGTGGAGCGCGGAAAAACTTCCCGTCAAATTCGCCGACTTCTCCGAAATCGACGTTTTCGGGGACTCCAAATACAAGGGCAGCACCGACAGAAGCCTCTTCATTCGCGACTGCATTCGCGACTACGTTTCGTTCTGCGAAAAGGTCGTCCGCGAGGAGGAGGGCTTCAACGTTCCGCTCCACCAGTTCAACTGCGGGCGCAGGCTCGACATCGAGTTCGCGAGCGCGGAGTCGGGCTCGTACATGGCGCAGAACGTCTATTTTGCGCACGGCACGAACTTCATGGCTCCCGATTCCCGCACTCCGCAGGGAAGCTCGCTCGACGAGTCCGTTGCGTTGGGCTACTTCCGCGGCGCGGCGGCGAAGCGCATGCCCGACCGCCCCATGGTTCTCTCCGAATGGCAGCACTGCCACTGGAATCCCTACAAGCACGAGGGGGGCGTCGCGTTTCCCGCGCTGTCCGCGCTTCAAGGCTTTTCGAACCTCACAATCCACGACGTCGCGATTGAGAAAAAGGGCGAAGGCGTCTTCGGGCACGCGGAAGTCGCCAAAAACCCGATTCTCCGCGCAAACGAATTCCTGACCTACTGCTTCTTCTACCGCGGCGATGTGAAAAAATCGCCGCACCGCGTTGACGTTGTGTTCGACAAAAAATTCGTCGAAACAAGCCCGATGATGTGCATGGGCATAAACGCGGAACAGTCCAAAATTGCGTTCCTTACGGGCTTTGCGATAGACTTCCCCTCCGCCCGCAAGATTTCCGACTTGAAAGACGTGCGCGTAAAACCCGCCGACTTCACGCTCAGCCCGTCGGGCTTCTCCGCGGCAAACATGCTTTCCGACTTCGGAAGCCTCGGTTCGGGCGACAGCTCGGGCTTCGACCTGCCCGCATTTGCGGCTGAATTGAAGTCGCGCGGAATCCTCTCCAAAGACAACATCTCCGACCCCGCCAACGGCGTCTTCCAAAGCGACACCGGCGAGATTGTCCTCGACTTCAAGAGGCGTCTCGCAAAGGTAATCACTCCGAAGAGCGAGGCTGTCGTGTTCAAGCCCGAAACAAAGAACGAAAAGCTCGGCGCGCTGACGGTGGTTTCCTCCGACGTCGCGGCGTCGGTCGCCGCCGCTTCGATGGACGGCGCGCCGCTTGCCGAATCGTCGCGAATAGTGCTCGTCTACGCAACCGACACCGTCGCGAGCGGCTTCAAGGTTTCGCAGTCGCGCGAGGCGTTGAAATTCAGGGGCACCCAGCCGATACTTTTGCGCGTCGGCAAACTTTCCGCAAAACTGCGCCTGAACCCGCGTTCCGACGGCAAAAAATTCGCCCTCCACGCGCTCAAACTCAACGGCGAGCGCATAGCGGAAATTCCGCTGAAATACGACGGCGGCGAAATGATTATCTACATCGACACGTCGAAACTTTCCGAACCCGCCGTGTTCTACGAACTCGTCGCGGAATAG
- a CDS encoding TatD family hydrolase: MKLTDTHAHLDGFIKNGALAETLERAKRAGVERVITCSTNPADWISYRDAAEKHPEIFWQAGIHPEDISDDSDTALDALPSLFVGGGRLPVAVGEIGLDFHFLPDDPEESERKKLRQREIFARQLRIAADLGLRVCVHARGAIDECIAEIERARLDFSNAVFHCFAGSPEKLAELNERGARASFTGIITYRNAGEMRAAMLAQGLGKLMLETDCPYLAPVPRRGKTCEPAMLADTARAAAEIFGVSPEYIAAKTEENAEEFFNLSQK; this comes from the coding sequence ATGAAACTCACGGACACACACGCCCACTTGGACGGATTCATAAAAAACGGCGCGCTCGCCGAAACGCTCGAACGCGCGAAACGCGCGGGCGTGGAGCGGGTTATCACATGCTCCACAAATCCCGCCGACTGGATTTCATACCGCGATGCCGCCGAAAAGCACCCCGAAATATTCTGGCAGGCGGGAATCCACCCCGAAGATATTTCCGACGACTCCGACACCGCGCTCGACGCCCTGCCCTCGCTTTTCGTCGGCGGCGGCAGACTGCCCGTAGCCGTCGGGGAAATAGGTCTCGACTTCCATTTTCTGCCCGACGACCCCGAAGAATCGGAGCGCAAAAAACTTCGCCAGCGCGAAATCTTCGCCCGCCAACTGCGCATTGCCGCCGACCTCGGACTGCGCGTGTGCGTCCACGCCCGCGGCGCAATCGACGAGTGCATTGCCGAAATCGAGCGCGCGCGGCTCGACTTCTCAAACGCGGTTTTCCACTGTTTTGCGGGTTCGCCCGAAAAGCTCGCCGAGCTTAACGAGCGCGGCGCAAGGGCGTCGTTCACGGGGATAATCACATACAGAAACGCGGGCGAAATGCGGGCGGCGATGCTCGCGCAGGGGCTTGGCAAACTCATGTTGGAGACCGACTGCCCCTACCTTGCGCCCGTGCCGCGCAGGGGCAAGACCTGCGAACCCGCAATGCTTGCCGACACCGCGCGGGCGGCGGCGGAAATCTTCGGCGTTTCGCCCGAATACATTGCGGCAAAGACGGAGGAAAACGCGGAGGAATTTTTTAATCTTTCGCAAAAATAA
- the trxB gene encoding thioredoxin-disulfide reductase, with protein sequence MEEIIIIGSGCAGMGAAIYAARAGAKPLVLEGSRPGGLLTTTSEVENYPAFPEGVGGFDLVWKMREQAQKFGARTENATVVKVDFSGDVKKLYGVDGKVFEAKKVIIATGASPRMTGAKGEAELLGTGGVSVCATCDGAFYKGKDVAVIGGGDTACEEALFLSRFCSSVKIVHRRDSFRASRVMSERVAANPKISVVWNSVLEEVLKNENGKCRGISVKNTADGSVSEIPCAGVFIAIGYVPDTKAFVNAVDTDKDGYIIPYGKTLVQTSVADVYAAGDCTDRVFGQAITATAMGCMAAILASS encoded by the coding sequence ATGGAAGAAATAATAATAATCGGAAGTGGCTGCGCTGGAATGGGGGCGGCGATATACGCCGCGCGCGCGGGCGCAAAGCCCCTCGTGCTCGAAGGCTCGCGGCCGGGAGGACTCCTTACGACGACAAGCGAAGTCGAAAACTACCCCGCTTTCCCTGAGGGCGTGGGCGGCTTCGACCTCGTCTGGAAAATGCGCGAACAGGCGCAGAAATTCGGCGCAAGGACGGAAAACGCGACCGTCGTGAAAGTCGATTTTTCGGGCGATGTAAAAAAACTCTACGGCGTCGACGGCAAAGTTTTCGAGGCAAAGAAAGTGATAATCGCCACGGGCGCGTCGCCGCGCATGACGGGCGCAAAGGGCGAGGCCGAGCTTCTCGGCACGGGCGGCGTCTCCGTTTGCGCCACCTGCGACGGCGCGTTCTACAAGGGTAAAGACGTTGCGGTAATCGGCGGCGGCGACACCGCCTGCGAGGAGGCGCTGTTCTTGTCGCGCTTTTGTTCGTCGGTGAAAATTGTCCACAGGCGCGACTCTTTCAGGGCGTCGCGCGTGATGTCGGAGCGCGTGGCGGCTAACCCCAAAATTTCGGTCGTCTGGAACTCCGTGCTCGAAGAGGTTTTGAAGAACGAAAACGGCAAGTGCCGCGGAATTTCCGTAAAAAACACGGCGGACGGCTCCGTTTCGGAAATCCCGTGCGCGGGCGTGTTCATCGCAATAGGATACGTCCCCGACACAAAAGCTTTTGTAAATGCCGTTGACACCGACAAAGACGGCTACATTATACCATACGGAAAAACGCTTGTGCAGACGAGCGTCGCCGACGTCTACGCGGCGGGCGACTGCACCGACCGCGTTTTCGGGCAGGCGATAACCGCAACCGCCATGGGCTGCATGGCGGCGATTCTCGCAAGCTCGTAG
- a CDS encoding 50S ribosomal protein L11 methyltransferase, whose translation MVKLTATISDALVQPLEDAFCELTRSSWGIEKINDRTAPELFGYFDSDGDAKQAYAEVRGRFPTVPETFSIEKIDDRDWQNEYKKFLKPWTYRDLHWVPEWMRGGYSAPASDKVLYFDAGLAFGTGDHPTTRLCAMAMLDYAGAHDVSDKFIVDAGCGSGILALTAKLYGFGKIYGFDRDEEAVRVSVENARANGIPLENVSFEHAGIERALAGKQADVVLANIISDVLCIYADVLLGAVKRGGLLVLSGILAVENERVRDYFLSRGGGMIESAEPMTMGEWSRLVIKMRD comes from the coding sequence ATGGTAAAACTTACGGCAACAATTTCAGACGCGCTCGTCCAGCCGCTTGAAGACGCGTTCTGCGAACTAACGCGATCGAGCTGGGGCATAGAAAAAATCAACGACCGCACCGCGCCCGAACTCTTCGGGTATTTCGATTCGGACGGCGACGCAAAACAGGCCTACGCGGAAGTCCGCGGTCGCTTCCCGACAGTCCCCGAAACGTTTTCGATAGAGAAAATCGACGACCGCGACTGGCAGAACGAATACAAAAAATTCCTCAAACCGTGGACGTACCGCGACCTCCACTGGGTTCCCGAATGGATGCGCGGCGGCTACTCCGCCCCCGCCTCCGACAAGGTTCTATACTTCGACGCGGGGCTTGCATTCGGCACGGGCGACCACCCCACCACGCGCCTCTGCGCAATGGCTATGCTCGACTACGCCGGCGCGCACGATGTGTCCGATAAATTCATAGTGGACGCGGGCTGCGGGTCGGGCATTCTCGCCCTGACCGCCAAGCTCTACGGCTTCGGCAAAATCTACGGCTTCGACCGCGACGAAGAGGCGGTGCGCGTGAGCGTCGAAAACGCCCGCGCCAACGGCATTCCGCTTGAAAACGTCTCGTTCGAGCACGCGGGGATTGAGCGCGCCCTTGCGGGCAAACAGGCGGACGTCGTATTGGCGAACATCATTTCCGACGTTTTGTGCATTTATGCCGATGTCCTTCTGGGCGCGGTAAAGCGCGGCGGACTGCTTGTGCTAAGCGGCATTCTCGCCGTCGAAAACGAAAGGGTGCGCGACTACTTTCTGTCGCGCGGCGGCGGTATGATAGAGTCCGCCGAGCCGATGACGATGGGCGAATGGTCGCGCCTTGTGATAAAAATGAGGGATTAG
- a CDS encoding HD domain-containing protein encodes MAETIAALKNSREDDGRRSFRVVGLLRSAQVKIAKNGSEFLMLEFGDNGGSFSSMCFDGSPAFDALRDAPVGAAFEVCGTTDFYQGRFSPKIDSVRRIEGEELDAMVEALAPVSPYDPDEMRTELESFIERINDEPLRNTVQSAIDSVGEAFFKSTAAVKMHHAYVFGLLEHTLKTARMASALLPLYPFVDADLALAGCILHDIGKVREYSQGLVPERTKIGILQGHVVLGYRIVRGAGLKNGLKRSILERLEHIILSHQGEPEWGAAARAATPEAVFVSNVDNFDAKMGAIEAALASAGDAEFVEVGALRAKVLAEKPQY; translated from the coding sequence GTGGCGGAGACTATCGCAGCACTCAAAAACTCGCGCGAGGACGACGGGCGCAGAAGCTTCCGCGTGGTTGGGCTTCTGCGGTCGGCGCAGGTGAAGATTGCAAAGAACGGCAGCGAATTTCTCATGCTCGAATTCGGCGACAACGGCGGCTCGTTCTCGTCGATGTGCTTCGACGGCTCGCCCGCGTTCGACGCCCTGCGCGACGCCCCCGTGGGCGCGGCGTTCGAAGTCTGCGGCACGACCGACTTCTATCAGGGGCGTTTCAGCCCGAAGATTGACTCCGTCCGCAGAATCGAGGGCGAGGAGCTTGACGCCATGGTCGAAGCCCTCGCGCCCGTCTCGCCCTACGACCCCGACGAGATGCGCACCGAGCTTGAATCTTTCATCGAGCGCATAAACGACGAGCCCCTGCGCAACACCGTCCAGTCCGCGATAGATTCCGTGGGAGAGGCGTTTTTCAAAAGCACCGCGGCGGTAAAAATGCACCACGCCTACGTTTTCGGGCTGCTTGAACACACGCTGAAAACCGCGCGAATGGCGTCCGCATTGCTGCCGCTCTACCCCTTTGTGGACGCCGACTTGGCTCTCGCGGGCTGCATTCTCCACGACATCGGCAAAGTGCGCGAGTACTCTCAGGGGCTTGTCCCCGAACGCACGAAAATCGGCATTTTGCAGGGGCATGTCGTCTTGGGATACAGAATAGTGCGCGGCGCGGGGCTGAAAAACGGGCTTAAACGCAGCATTCTCGAACGCCTCGAACACATAATTTTGAGCCATCAGGGCGAGCCCGAATGGGGCGCGGCGGCGCGGGCGGCGACACCCGAAGCCGTGTTCGTTTCGAACGTGGACAACTTCGACGCGAAAATGGGCGCGATTGAAGCCGCGCTCGCTTCGGCGGGAGACGCAGAATTCGTCGAAGTCGGCGCGTTGCGGGCAAAGGTTCTCGCCGAAAAACCGCAGTATTGA
- the rdgB gene encoding RdgB/HAM1 family non-canonical purine NTP pyrophosphatase yields the protein MEIYIATSNKHKVSEFGEMFAAAGLKCVVRSAADVIGFESPVEDGGTFEENAFIKAEALKRKTPPDAYVMADDSGIVVDALGGAPGIRSARYAGVSGAGADSANNEKLLRELADVPDGKRSARFVCAIALICPDGERAAFCGKIEGVINRGAAGVNGFGYDPLFCLPECGKTTAELSPEEKNAISHRGAAFAKLAEFLKTKTK from the coding sequence ATGGAAATTTACATAGCAACATCGAACAAACACAAAGTCTCCGAGTTCGGCGAAATGTTCGCCGCCGCGGGGCTGAAATGCGTCGTGCGCTCCGCCGCCGACGTAATCGGCTTCGAAAGCCCCGTCGAGGACGGCGGCACTTTCGAGGAAAACGCGTTCATCAAGGCGGAGGCGTTGAAGCGCAAAACCCCGCCCGACGCGTACGTCATGGCGGACGACAGCGGAATTGTCGTTGACGCGCTCGGCGGCGCGCCGGGGATACGCTCGGCGCGGTACGCGGGCGTTTCGGGCGCGGGCGCGGACTCCGCCAACAACGAAAAACTTTTGCGCGAGCTTGCCGACGTTCCCGACGGAAAACGGAGCGCGCGCTTCGTCTGCGCAATCGCGCTTATTTGCCCCGACGGCGAACGCGCGGCGTTTTGCGGGAAAATCGAGGGCGTCATAAACAGGGGCGCGGCGGGCGTCAACGGCTTCGGCTACGACCCGCTTTTCTGCCTGCCCGAATGCGGCAAAACCACGGCGGAACTTTCGCCCGAAGAGAAAAACGCAATAAGCCACAGGGGCGCGGCGTTCGCGAAACTCGCGGAATTTTTGAAAACCAAAACAAAGTAA
- a CDS encoding aldose epimerase family protein, giving the protein MKKYLSALLGLAALCAGCSQSVEVSDFGKTKDGQTVKEYVLKNSRGTTAKILDYGAIIRELRVADRNGKFGDIVLGFDNVSDYETKSPYFGAVVGRYGNRIADGKFSLDGKEYNVSKNEKGITCLHGGAVGFDKKIWKAETRTTPDASVLKLTLVSPDGDQGFPGNLKAVVVYTLDNNDALTVEYSATTDKPTVCNLTNHSYFNLAGAGEGTILNQELALDADKYTVVDRKLIPTGELRKVDGTPFDFRKPEKVGARINSSDEQIKTGRGYDHNFVFRKGQTAEPVAAASLYDPASGRLMVIETTEPAVQFYSGNGLDGVAGKGGKKYVKNGALALETQHYPDSPNQKDFPSTTLRPNEQYKSKTVFKFSTK; this is encoded by the coding sequence ATGAAAAAATACCTATCGGCATTGTTGGGGCTCGCGGCGTTGTGCGCGGGCTGCTCGCAGAGCGTGGAAGTCTCCGACTTCGGCAAAACAAAGGACGGCCAGACCGTAAAGGAGTACGTCCTTAAAAATTCGCGCGGCACAACCGCAAAGATTCTCGACTACGGCGCGATTATCCGCGAACTGCGCGTCGCCGACCGCAACGGTAAATTCGGCGATATCGTTCTGGGCTTCGACAACGTTTCGGACTACGAAACCAAAAGCCCGTATTTCGGCGCGGTCGTGGGACGCTACGGCAACAGAATCGCCGACGGCAAATTCAGCCTCGACGGCAAAGAGTACAATGTCTCGAAAAACGAAAAGGGCATTACCTGCCTACACGGCGGCGCGGTCGGTTTCGACAAGAAAATCTGGAAGGCGGAAACGCGCACAACTCCCGACGCGTCCGTTTTGAAGCTCACCCTCGTTTCGCCCGACGGCGACCAGGGCTTCCCCGGAAACCTCAAAGCGGTAGTGGTCTACACGCTCGACAACAACGACGCGCTCACCGTGGAATACTCCGCCACGACCGACAAGCCCACCGTTTGCAACCTCACAAACCACTCCTACTTCAATCTCGCGGGCGCGGGCGAGGGCACAATCCTCAATCAGGAGCTTGCGCTCGACGCCGACAAATACACGGTTGTGGACCGGAAACTCATTCCCACGGGCGAACTCCGCAAGGTTGACGGCACGCCGTTCGACTTCCGCAAACCCGAAAAAGTCGGCGCGCGCATAAATTCTTCCGACGAGCAAATCAAGACGGGCAGGGGCTACGACCACAACTTCGTGTTCCGCAAGGGGCAGACCGCCGAACCCGTCGCCGCCGCCTCGCTTTACGACCCCGCCAGCGGCCGCCTCATGGTTATCGAAACCACTGAGCCCGCCGTGCAGTTTTACAGCGGCAACGGCTTGGACGGCGTAGCGGGCAAGGGGGGCAAGAAGTACGTTAAAAACGGCGCGCTCGCTCTCGAAACGCAGCACTACCCCGACTCGCCCAACCAGAAGGACTTCCCGTCCACGACGCTCCGCCCGAACGAGCAGTACAAGAGCAAGACGGTCTTCAAATTCTCCACAAAATAG
- a CDS encoding U32 family peptidase: MKKPELLAPAKNAETARAAILCGADAVYIGADEFGARSAAGNTVDDIAKLCDFAHIYGCKVYVALNTILSDAEVPRAARLAQKLYEANVDALIVQDLGLLEYGLPPIAIHSSTQCHTTTPKKAKFLEACGFDTIVVARELSLREISEISAALKPSTRLECFVHGALCVSYSGRCKLSFAIGGRSGNRGECAQPCRMKYRLLDARGNEIAPAAHYLSLRDMNRSRSLGELLDAGVDIFKIEGRLKDAGYVKNITALYRKLLDAELEKRRVEKPSYGYVETVFEPSAEKSFNRGFCEYHLHGTQGGCASFATPKARGELLGAAERVFRGGFTLRGADKTLANGDGLAFEWDGGASGASVSKIDGDRVFVGTPNGRAEIPAGAKIYRNKNTAFESGLSREAVRKMPVEISAEERGGQIAFSIKTLDDRNARAEMILPEFERAKNPDAARASLAQNLSKLGNTPFSTDDVRISCAPFLRAAEINAIRRGLVAALEANILDAYNAKLRNRKPRPPQFYKAFSKPLDSDENIANGYAAKFHERFGASVSEFACEIERPDMRGKRVMTTKHCILRELGMCKKTSGKKLEEPLFLVNDSAELRLRFDCNRCGMEIFWSAPRRP, encoded by the coding sequence ATGAAAAAGCCAGAACTTCTCGCGCCCGCAAAAAACGCCGAGACCGCCCGCGCGGCGATTCTGTGCGGCGCGGACGCCGTGTACATCGGCGCGGACGAATTCGGGGCAAGAAGCGCGGCGGGCAATACGGTTGACGACATCGCAAAGCTCTGCGACTTCGCCCACATCTACGGCTGCAAGGTGTACGTCGCCCTGAACACGATTCTTTCCGACGCCGAAGTTCCCCGCGCGGCAAGGCTTGCGCAAAAGCTCTACGAGGCGAACGTGGACGCGCTCATCGTTCAGGATTTGGGACTGCTGGAATACGGGCTTCCGCCGATTGCAATCCATTCAAGCACGCAGTGCCACACGACGACCCCGAAAAAGGCGAAATTTTTGGAGGCGTGCGGCTTCGACACAATCGTAGTCGCGCGGGAACTTTCGCTGCGCGAGATTTCCGAAATTTCAGCCGCCCTCAAACCATCGACGCGCTTGGAGTGCTTTGTGCACGGCGCGCTCTGCGTTTCGTACAGCGGACGCTGCAAGCTGAGCTTTGCGATAGGCGGGCGCAGCGGCAACAGGGGCGAATGCGCCCAGCCGTGCCGCATGAAATACAGGCTGCTCGACGCCCGCGGAAACGAAATCGCCCCCGCCGCGCACTACCTTTCCCTGCGCGACATGAACCGCTCGCGCTCGCTCGGCGAACTGCTCGACGCGGGCGTGGACATTTTCAAAATAGAGGGCAGACTCAAAGACGCGGGATACGTCAAAAACATAACCGCCCTCTACCGCAAACTGCTCGACGCCGAGCTTGAAAAGCGGCGCGTCGAAAAGCCGTCCTACGGGTACGTCGAAACGGTTTTCGAGCCGTCGGCGGAAAAGTCGTTCAACCGCGGGTTCTGCGAATACCACCTGCACGGAACGCAGGGAGGCTGCGCGTCTTTCGCGACGCCGAAGGCGCGGGGCGAACTTCTCGGCGCGGCGGAAAGAGTTTTCCGCGGCGGATTCACACTGCGCGGCGCGGACAAAACACTCGCAAACGGCGACGGGCTCGCCTTCGAATGGGACGGCGGAGCGTCGGGGGCGAGCGTCTCGAAAATCGACGGCGACAGGGTGTTCGTCGGAACGCCGAACGGGCGCGCGGAAATTCCCGCGGGAGCCAAAATTTACAGAAACAAAAACACCGCATTCGAAAGCGGGCTTTCGCGCGAGGCGGTCAGAAAAATGCCCGTCGAAATTTCGGCGGAGGAGCGCGGCGGGCAAATAGCGTTTTCGATAAAAACCCTCGACGACCGCAACGCCCGCGCCGAAATGATTCTGCCGGAATTCGAGCGCGCGAAGAACCCCGACGCCGCCCGCGCCTCCCTTGCCCAGAACCTTTCAAAGCTCGGCAACACCCCGTTTTCCACCGACGACGTGCGAATTTCTTGCGCGCCGTTTTTGCGGGCGGCGGAAATCAACGCAATCAGGCGCGGGCTTGTGGCCGCGCTCGAAGCAAATATACTCGACGCCTACAACGCCAAGCTCCGCAACCGCAAGCCGCGCCCGCCGCAGTTCTACAAGGCGTTTTCAAAACCGCTCGACTCCGACGAAAACATCGCAAACGGCTACGCCGCAAAATTCCACGAAAGGTTCGGCGCAAGCGTCTCCGAATTCGCCTGCGAAATCGAACGCCCCGACATGCGCGGCAAGCGCGTGATGACCACAAAACACTGCATTTTGCGGGAGCTTGGAATGTGCAAAAAAACGTCGGGCAAAAAGCTCGAAGAACCGCTTTTTCTCGTCAACGATTCCGCCGAGCTACGCCTGCGCTTCGACTGCAACCGCTGCGGCATGGAAATATTTTGGAGCGCCCCCCGCCGCCCATAG
- a CDS encoding CPBP family intramembrane glutamic endopeptidase, whose amino-acid sequence MFKREKELMLFGLGTNRHSFEGLGLFLFIYLGATLFAAVLTAPAYWVVQWVDSIESTETTRWLLGKGVDVFYDRLRWAPIVIGLPYMIKRCGLFSFKNIGMPFTLGAAGYFFRFFALGVGLAVVIFSFQYAFCNVKFVGAVGSELANILISAILGGLILGFLEELVMRCLIMRSIYTAFDALSAVVLSSLFFAYKHFKVPNSIWDSLPGGVHNSSWDIGFFVAWYDTVGIGTSFQFVHFATLFMFGAVLCMLYIRTKMLWAPIAMHAGIVFSIQTYRKIFEIGKSPNMVYFGGSGLTSGYMSLALLTLIFVALCMWKPKGNSEK is encoded by the coding sequence ATGTTTAAACGCGAAAAAGAATTGATGCTCTTCGGGCTGGGAACAAACCGCCACTCTTTCGAAGGGCTCGGACTATTCCTTTTTATCTACCTCGGCGCGACGCTTTTTGCCGCGGTGCTGACCGCCCCCGCGTACTGGGTCGTGCAATGGGTCGATTCGATTGAATCGACCGAAACCACGCGCTGGCTTCTCGGCAAGGGCGTTGACGTTTTCTACGACAGGCTCAGGTGGGCGCCGATTGTAATCGGATTGCCGTACATGATTAAACGCTGCGGGCTGTTTTCCTTCAAAAACATCGGAATGCCGTTCACGCTCGGCGCGGCGGGCTACTTTTTCAGATTCTTCGCGCTTGGCGTGGGGCTTGCGGTCGTGATTTTCTCATTCCAATACGCATTCTGCAACGTGAAGTTTGTTGGAGCCGTCGGAAGCGAGCTTGCGAACATTCTAATTTCGGCGATTCTCGGCGGGCTGATTCTCGGCTTTCTCGAAGAGCTTGTAATGCGCTGTCTTATAATGCGCTCGATTTACACGGCGTTCGACGCGCTTTCGGCGGTCGTGCTAAGCTCGCTGTTTTTTGCGTACAAGCACTTCAAAGTCCCGAATTCAATTTGGGACTCGCTCCCCGGAGGCGTCCACAATTCGTCGTGGGACATCGGCTTTTTCGTGGCGTGGTACGACACTGTCGGAATCGGCACAAGCTTCCAGTTCGTGCACTTCGCAACGCTTTTCATGTTCGGCGCGGTGCTCTGCATGCTCTATATCAGGACTAAAATGCTCTGGGCGCCGATTGCCATGCACGCGGGCATAGTGTTTTCAATCCAGACATACCGCAAGATTTTCGAAATAGGCAAAAGCCCGAACATGGTGTATTTCGGCGGTTCGGGGCTGACGTCAGGCTACATGTCGCTCGCGCTTCTTACGCTGATTTTCGTTGCGCTTTGCATGTGGAAGCCTAAGGGCAATTCCGAAAAATAG